A window of the Diceros bicornis minor isolate mBicDic1 chromosome 30, mDicBic1.mat.cur, whole genome shotgun sequence genome harbors these coding sequences:
- the LOC131394468 gene encoding olfactory receptor 1M1 has translation MEPRNQTRLLEFILLGLSEYPEQETLLFALFLCMYVVTVVGNLLIILAISSDSHLHTPMYFFLANLSLVDFCLATNTVPKMLVNIQTKSKSISYPCCLTQMYFFHFFGIMDSVLIAVMAYDRYVAICHPLHYTTIMSLRLCGLLAGGPWVFSCLISLTHILLMARLVFCDNNELPHYFCDLTPLLRLSCTDTSVNKIFVLIVAGVVIAMPFICILASYAHIIVAILKVPSAGGRKKAFSTCSSHLSVVTLFYGTTIGVYLCPSSVHTAMKEKASAVMYTTVTPMLNPFIYSLRNKDLKGALRKFINRKIISSS, from the coding sequence ATGGAACCAAGGAACCAAACAAGACTGCTTGAATTTATCCTCCTGGGGCTGTCAGAATATCCAGAACAGGAGACTCTCCTCTTTGCTCTGTTCCTCTGTATGTATGTGGTCACGGTAGTGGGTAACTTGTTGATCATCCTGGCCATCAGCTCAGACTCCCACCTCCACACTCCAATGTACTTCTTCCTGGCCAATCTCTCCTTGGTTGATTTCTGCCTGGCCACCAACACTGTCCCCAAGATGCTGGTGAACATTCAAACCAAGAGCAAGTCAATCTCCTATCCCTGCTGCCTGACTCAAATgtactttttccatttctttggcatCATGGACAGCGTTTTAATTGCTGTGATGGCTTATGACAGGTATGTGGCTATATGTCACCCTTTACACTATACCACCATCATGAGCCTGCGCCTCTGTGGCCTGCTGGCTGGTGGCCCATGGGTGTTTTCCTGCTTGATCTCCCTCACCCATATCCTCCTGATGGCCCGTCTGGTTTTCTGTGACAACAACGAGTTGCCTCACTACTTCTGTGACCTCACTCCCCTTCTCAGGCTTTCTTGTACTGACACCTCTGTGAACAAGATCTTTGTGCTCATCGTGGCAGGGGTGGTGATAGCCATGCCTTTCATCTGCATCCTGGCGTCCTATGCTCACATTATCGTGGCCATCCTAAAGGTCCCCTCTGCAGGGGGCAGGAAGAAAGCCTTTTCCACCTGCAGCTCCCACCTTTCAGTAGTCACACTCttctatgggaccaccattgggGTCTATTTGTGTCCTTCATCTGTGCACACAGCTATGAAGGAGAAAGCATCTGCGGTGATGTACACTACGGTCACCCCCATGTTGAACCCCTTTATCTATAGCCTGAGGAACAAAGATCTCAAAGGGGCCCTGAGGAAATTCATCAACAGAAAGATCATCTCATCTTCCTAA